A DNA window from Vanessa cardui chromosome 16, ilVanCard2.1, whole genome shotgun sequence contains the following coding sequences:
- the LOC124536432 gene encoding uncharacterized protein LOC124536432, with protein sequence MRRFRYPQKAVGGRGASRRGIAHTNCFPAAGRLMRAGRAGAGGGSDARAHHLPSLSAGMRVEQSERDRDTSLSQCRLVNTNRPRSRDKIFDLHFTYTHTSAPRSRRDAHTRTSLANCLLVAARRRTAVLLLTIFPEN encoded by the exons ATGCGCCGATTCCGATATCCGCAAAA AGCGGTCGGAGGCCGCGGGGCGAGCCGACGCGGAATCGCACACACGAACTGCTTCCCCGCCGCGGGGAGACTGATGAGGGCAGGCCGCGCCGGCGCCGGCGGAGGCTCCGACGCACGCGCACACCACCTGCCGTCCCTTTCGGCGGGAATGCGAGTCGAGCAGAGCGAGCGGGACCGCGACACTTCATTATCACAGTGTCGACTCGTGAACACCAATAGACCGAGGAGTAGGGACAAAATATTCGACCTTCACTTTACGTACACGCACACGAGCGCGCCGCGGTCTCGACGAGACGCACACACGCGCACGAGCCTCGCGAATTGCTTGCTCGTCGCAGCGCGCCGTCGCACCGCTGTGCTACTTTTGACAATTTTTCCAGAAAACTGA